In a genomic window of bacterium HR11:
- a CDS encoding Putative protein phosphatase 2C-type, producing MLRWQFYGASDVGRKRSKNEDAWGYDDSLGLFIVADGMGGHAAGEQASQIAVQEVLTFVRTAQADPDATWPGFTADTDEWKEHVLRWALLKAHQRILETAGTHAEWQGMATTAVVVQLDPEGRRAFIAHVGDSRAYLIRQGKIIQLTQDHSWVNEQIKVGVITAEEARVHPFRNVVTRALGGPQEPVVDVDEEPLEPGDILLLCTDGLSGVVSDEDILSVVTRHGADLEGAVQELIQQANANGGPDNITVVLVRIVADANQTVGIRQ from the coding sequence ATGCTACGATGGCAGTTTTACGGAGCCAGCGACGTCGGTCGAAAACGTTCCAAGAACGAAGACGCCTGGGGCTATGACGACAGCCTGGGACTCTTTATCGTGGCCGACGGCATGGGCGGCCATGCGGCCGGGGAGCAGGCCTCCCAGATCGCCGTCCAGGAGGTCCTGACGTTCGTGCGGACGGCCCAGGCGGACCCGGACGCCACGTGGCCGGGTTTCACGGCGGACACGGACGAGTGGAAGGAGCACGTCCTCCGATGGGCCCTCCTGAAGGCCCACCAGCGGATTCTGGAGACGGCCGGCACGCACGCCGAATGGCAGGGCATGGCGACGACGGCCGTCGTCGTCCAGCTCGACCCCGAGGGACGGCGGGCCTTCATCGCCCACGTCGGCGATAGCCGGGCGTACCTCATCCGGCAGGGCAAGATCATTCAGCTCACGCAGGACCACTCGTGGGTGAATGAGCAGATCAAGGTCGGCGTCATCACGGCCGAGGAGGCCCGGGTCCACCCGTTTCGGAATGTCGTCACCCGGGCCCTGGGCGGGCCCCAGGAGCCTGTCGTGGACGTCGACGAGGAGCCCTTAGAGCCGGGCGACATCCTGCTCCTCTGCACGGACGGCCTGAGCGGGGTCGTCAGCGACGAAGACATCCTGTCGGTCGTGACCCGGCACGGGGCCGACCTGGAAGGGGCCGTCCAGGAGTTAATCCAGCAGGCCAATGCCAACGGGGGCCCGGACAACATCACGGTCGTCCTCGTCCGCATCGTGGCGGATGCGAATCAGACAGTAGGGATCAGGCAGTAA
- the rodZ gene encoding Cytoskeleton protein RodZ has translation MAIGPLLRQARQVRNLSQREVAERLRIPVAYVQAMEEERWEALPGGHYRRAFVRAYADWLGVPLTPEALAALSAPSTEGPYSRSDRRPRGKSLLRFWWAGIAALVAVVSGIWWHVQRPTGNTGPAGDARTTPVVEPASVAPRSPSGDAGVGASPTPIRLRVVAEENCWLEVYADGRRVFLGTLRAGESYRIEATTQVRLATVGNAGALRVFVNDQPVPPLGGLGETRRDVIFDVSRLPSREPPSPP, from the coding sequence ATGGCCATCGGACCCTTGCTTCGGCAGGCCCGTCAGGTGCGGAACCTTTCCCAGCGGGAAGTGGCGGAGCGGCTCCGGATTCCGGTCGCTTATGTCCAGGCGATGGAAGAGGAGCGTTGGGAAGCCTTGCCGGGCGGTCACTACCGGCGGGCCTTTGTGCGGGCCTACGCCGACTGGCTGGGCGTACCGCTGACGCCAGAGGCGCTGGCGGCCCTATCGGCTCCTTCGACGGAAGGTCCGTATTCCCGGTCCGACCGACGTCCACGGGGGAAGTCTCTCCTGCGATTCTGGTGGGCGGGTATCGCCGCCCTCGTCGCCGTCGTATCTGGGATATGGTGGCATGTTCAGCGGCCGACCGGGAACACCGGCCCCGCCGGGGATGCCCGGACGACTCCCGTCGTGGAGCCGGCCTCGGTGGCACCCCGATCACCCTCGGGGGACGCCGGCGTGGGGGCCTCCCCGACGCCGATTCGGCTTCGCGTCGTGGCGGAAGAGAACTGCTGGCTGGAGGTCTACGCCGACGGCCGGCGGGTCTTCTTGGGGACCCTGCGGGCCGGCGAGTCCTATCGGATCGAGGCGACGACCCAGGTTCGTCTGGCGACGGTCGGGAACGCGGGGGCCTTGCGGGTTTTCGTCAACGACCAGCCGGTGCCTCCCCTGGGCGGACTCGGCGAGACCCGTCGGGACGTGATCTTTGACGTGAGCCGGCTCCCGTCCCGGGAACCCCCTTCCCCTCCATAG
- the kanF gene encoding 2-deoxystreptamine glucosyltransferase encodes MKVVIDYRPALRNPTGVGLYARWLIQHMAEAYPDVQWYVFSSSWSDRLGRPPWADAPHVRAVDRRWPVRLLNYVWPRWGWPRIERLIGASVDIAHSPYPLVLPTRTARTVITVHDLWFLRPDAGTEAEIARDYPRFFYTACQRADRILTVSETVARQLGDLYPEVRDRIRVTPLGVPPEFLAPLPPDSAAEVRRAYSLPEEYVLFVGALNRRKNPGLAAEVVRILQSRRRAGPWVVVGQGPLEADLRERQRRYGLTAYFIGYVPRERLPAIYGGATLLLMTSHDEGFGIPLLEAMASGVPVVALRRGAVPEVVGEAAVLVDEADAEALAEACERVLTDSALRADLIERGRARARHFRWSETARRTYEAYREVLG; translated from the coding sequence ATGAAGGTCGTCATCGACTACCGACCGGCGTTGCGGAACCCGACGGGCGTCGGGCTGTACGCCCGTTGGTTGATCCAGCACATGGCCGAAGCCTATCCCGACGTTCAGTGGTACGTGTTCTCCAGCTCCTGGTCGGACCGGCTGGGTCGGCCCCCGTGGGCCGACGCTCCTCACGTACGGGCCGTCGACCGTCGGTGGCCGGTCCGGCTCCTCAACTACGTGTGGCCCCGATGGGGGTGGCCCCGCATCGAGCGCCTCATCGGGGCCTCGGTGGACATCGCCCACTCGCCCTACCCTTTGGTTTTACCGACGCGAACGGCCCGGACCGTCATCACGGTTCACGACCTGTGGTTTCTGCGGCCCGATGCCGGGACGGAGGCCGAGATCGCCCGAGACTATCCCCGGTTCTTCTACACGGCCTGCCAGCGGGCCGACCGAATCCTGACGGTCTCGGAGACGGTCGCCCGTCAACTGGGGGATCTGTACCCAGAAGTCCGGGACCGCATCCGGGTCACGCCGCTGGGGGTGCCGCCGGAATTTCTGGCCCCGCTCCCGCCGGACTCGGCGGCCGAGGTCCGTCGGGCTTACAGCTTGCCCGAAGAGTATGTCCTCTTCGTCGGCGCCCTGAATCGTCGGAAGAATCCCGGCCTGGCCGCCGAAGTCGTGCGCATTCTGCAGTCCCGAAGGCGGGCCGGGCCGTGGGTCGTCGTCGGCCAGGGCCCGCTGGAAGCCGACCTGCGGGAACGCCAACGCCGGTATGGGCTGACCGCATACTTCATCGGGTACGTGCCTCGGGAGCGGCTTCCGGCCATTTATGGGGGGGCAACCCTCCTGCTGATGACCTCTCACGACGAGGGCTTCGGGATTCCCCTCCTGGAAGCCATGGCCAGCGGCGTGCCGGTCGTGGCCCTCCGGCGGGGTGCCGTCCCCGAGGTCGTCGGGGAGGCGGCCGTCCTCGTGGACGAAGCCGACGCCGAAGCCCTCGCCGAGGCCTGCGAGCGGGTCTTGACCGATTCGGCGCTCCGGGCCGACCTGATCGAGCGGGGCCGCGCCCGAGCCCGCCACTTTCGGTGGTCCGAGACGGCCCGCCGGACTTACGAGGCCTATCGGGAAGTCCTGGGTTAA
- the mauB gene encoding Methylamine dehydrogenase heavy chain encodes MKVRQGWVGLIILVGGVLGVAWAQQQIEKLPPEARAPLLEKASVAQAPPPNPHRVYVMDPGDFLVINKVYVVDGDTGKVLGTFDTGYLANIVLAPDHSAIYVAETFYSRGARGKREDVVTIYDPRTFAPVAEVDIPDDRVLIMPKLPHAGITPDGTYLLVFNVNPAASVSVVDVKARKLVAQIETPGCYLLYPFAKRSDRFATLCADGGFSVVQFDASGKHSIQKLEPFHSQDESLMDNPAYSDDGRVIWVSYKGTVFTADMSGDTPRVADKWSILTAQDRQQNWWPGGWQPVAYQRRLNRLYVLMHQGVEFTHKEPGTEIWVFDAAKKQRVQRIRLPHPANSVAVSHDEKPLLYAVATHEKTLYVYDASTGRLLRQVEVGGYTPYILYTPMR; translated from the coding sequence ATGAAAGTCCGACAAGGTTGGGTCGGGCTCATCATCCTGGTCGGTGGGGTCCTGGGCGTGGCTTGGGCTCAGCAGCAGATCGAGAAACTCCCGCCCGAGGCTCGAGCGCCCCTCTTGGAAAAGGCAAGTGTGGCCCAGGCACCGCCCCCCAACCCCCATCGGGTCTATGTGATGGACCCGGGCGACTTCTTGGTCATTAACAAAGTGTACGTCGTAGACGGTGACACGGGGAAAGTCCTGGGCACCTTCGACACCGGCTATCTGGCCAACATCGTGCTGGCGCCTGACCATTCGGCGATTTATGTGGCTGAGACCTTCTACTCTCGAGGGGCCCGGGGTAAACGGGAGGACGTCGTCACCATTTATGACCCTCGAACGTTTGCGCCCGTCGCCGAGGTCGACATTCCCGACGACCGGGTCCTGATCATGCCCAAGCTCCCCCACGCGGGGATCACGCCGGACGGCACGTACCTGTTGGTGTTTAACGTGAACCCTGCCGCTTCGGTCAGCGTGGTGGACGTCAAGGCTCGCAAACTCGTCGCCCAAATCGAGACGCCGGGTTGCTACTTGCTGTATCCTTTCGCCAAGCGGTCAGACCGCTTTGCCACCCTCTGCGCCGACGGCGGGTTCTCGGTCGTCCAGTTTGACGCCAGCGGTAAACATTCCATCCAGAAGCTGGAACCTTTCCACTCGCAGGACGAGAGCCTCATGGACAACCCGGCCTATTCCGACGACGGACGGGTCATCTGGGTGTCCTACAAGGGGACGGTCTTCACGGCGGACATGAGCGGTGATACGCCGCGGGTCGCGGACAAGTGGTCGATTCTGACGGCCCAAGACCGGCAGCAGAACTGGTGGCCGGGCGGCTGGCAACCCGTCGCTTACCAGCGGCGGCTGAACCGTCTGTACGTGCTGATGCATCAGGGGGTCGAGTTTACTCACAAGGAACCTGGGACGGAGATTTGGGTCTTCGACGCCGCCAAGAAGCAACGGGTCCAACGGATTCGTCTCCCCCATCCGGCCAACTCGGTGGCGGTGAGCCACGACGAGAAGCCCCTGTTGTATGCCGTCGCGACGCATGAGAAGACGCTGTATGTCTACGACGCGTCGACGGGACGTTTGCTCCGGCAGGTCGAAGTCGGCGGCTACACTCCCTACATCCTTTATACGCCGATGCGGTAA
- the mauE gene encoding Methylamine utilization protein MauE: protein MVLDPLVVLTARYALGGVFAVSATAKFLKLQDFVGIVANYRVLPGWAVRPVAMAIPPMEALLAVGFISRVWLDAVCGIAWVLLAVFTAAIVINLVRGRTEIDCGCLGPLLRQRIGWWMVVRNAVLMGIVGLVHPVWISAGRTYGLADVVFGGLAALVLLILYGAFQLLWTQTPREVSSR, encoded by the coding sequence ATGGTCCTGGACCCGCTCGTCGTGCTGACCGCTCGTTACGCCCTGGGTGGGGTCTTCGCCGTCTCGGCGACCGCCAAGTTCTTGAAACTGCAGGACTTTGTGGGTATCGTGGCCAACTACCGGGTACTCCCGGGATGGGCCGTGCGTCCGGTCGCCATGGCGATTCCCCCGATGGAGGCCCTGTTGGCCGTGGGGTTCATATCCCGAGTGTGGCTCGACGCGGTCTGTGGCATCGCCTGGGTGCTGCTGGCGGTCTTTACGGCGGCGATCGTCATCAACCTGGTGCGGGGCCGTACGGAAATCGACTGCGGGTGTCTGGGACCCCTCCTGCGACAGCGGATCGGGTGGTGGATGGTCGTGCGCAACGCGGTCCTGATGGGTATCGTCGGTCTGGTGCATCCGGTGTGGATCTCAGCGGGTCGGACTTACGGTCTGGCGGACGTCGTATTCGGCGGCTTGGCGGCCTTGGTCCTTCTCATTTTGTACGGCGCCTTTCAACTCCTCTGGACTCAGACGCCTCGTGAGGTGAGTTCCCGATGA
- the mauD gene encoding Methylamine utilization protein MauD, producing the protein MSGVWLASYVLLWVLVVLLALAVFALARQIGVLHERIAPLGALVTAHGPQIGEPSPVLDVRDIQGRPFRIGGERSDGRGLYIVFVSPECPICKKILPSLKVMARSERHRFEFVLVSDGEERDHWGFIQEFGLQEFPYILSSDLGMTYRIGRLPYAVLLDDKGVVRAKGLVNTMEHLESLIVAYDMGVASLQEYIASSSQKNN; encoded by the coding sequence ATGAGCGGGGTGTGGCTTGCTTCGTATGTCTTGCTATGGGTCCTCGTCGTCCTGCTGGCCCTGGCGGTGTTTGCCCTGGCTCGTCAGATCGGCGTGCTCCACGAGCGGATCGCTCCCCTCGGCGCCTTGGTCACGGCCCACGGGCCTCAAATCGGAGAACCTTCACCGGTCCTGGACGTCCGAGACATCCAGGGGCGCCCTTTCCGGATCGGCGGGGAGCGGTCGGACGGGCGGGGCCTTTACATCGTTTTCGTGTCGCCCGAGTGCCCCATTTGCAAAAAGATCCTGCCGTCCCTCAAGGTCATGGCCCGCAGTGAGCGGCATCGGTTTGAGTTCGTCTTGGTCAGTGATGGAGAAGAGCGGGACCACTGGGGCTTCATCCAAGAGTTCGGTCTGCAGGAGTTCCCTTATATTCTGTCGTCTGACCTGGGCATGACCTACCGTATCGGCCGTCTGCCTTATGCGGTCCTCTTAGACGACAAGGGCGTCGTTCGGGCGAAAGGCCTCGTGAACACGATGGAGCACTTGGAGAGCTTGATCGTGGCCTATGACATGGGCGTGGCCTCTCTTCAAGAATACATAGCATCTTCTTCACAAAAAAATAACTAA
- the mauA gene encoding Methylamine dehydrogenase light chain, translating to MAGTKLDTWVESAVRRLAQRSTRRSFLASVGALMVASFAFPLLPVARPAHAAGKAGKGGGQKPKDPQWQDKDDTRCDYWRYCSLDGYPCTCCGGTITECPPGTQLSTTAWVASCRNPKDGKMYLLAYRDCCGKNICNRCPCLNTHGGEQPFYRIQRNNDLVWCFGAGQETTYHCTVTPIVSQV from the coding sequence ATGGCTGGGACGAAGCTGGACACGTGGGTCGAGAGTGCCGTCCGGCGCTTGGCCCAACGCTCGACCCGTCGAAGCTTTCTCGCCTCGGTCGGGGCTTTGATGGTGGCTTCTTTCGCCTTCCCGCTCTTGCCGGTCGCCCGCCCGGCCCATGCGGCCGGTAAGGCCGGTAAGGGCGGCGGCCAAAAGCCCAAGGACCCGCAGTGGCAGGACAAGGACGATACCCGATGTGACTACTGGCGCTACTGCTCCCTCGACGGTTACCCCTGTACGTGTTGCGGGGGCACGATCACGGAGTGTCCACCCGGTACGCAGTTGTCGACGACGGCCTGGGTCGCCAGCTGTCGGAATCCCAAGGACGGCAAGATGTATCTCCTCGCCTACCGGGATTGCTGTGGTAAGAATATCTGCAACCGTTGTCCCTGCCTGAATACGCACGGCGGTGAACAGCCGTTCTACCGAATCCAGCGGAATAACGACCTCGTCTGGTGCTTCGGAGCTGGCCAGGAAACGACCTACCACTGCACCGTCACGCCCATCGTATCCCAGGTCTAA
- the cycA_1 gene encoding Cytochrome c-552 produces MSRSWTLLLLVLGSLSVGTWTARPQEAASSEFSSEGHRLFTQACAPCHQPSGRGVTGVYPPLTPHVGRYVQVPEGREYVIRVVLFGLMGRMESESRTYDNIMLPIGLSLTDQQVADILNFVLRELNLESLPKDFKDIRPDEVAQQRKRQRGLGDGLKERDLVLKKLKELEEKEKGGKR; encoded by the coding sequence ATGTCTCGGTCTTGGACTCTGCTCCTCTTGGTCCTGGGCAGTCTGAGTGTCGGGACTTGGACGGCGAGGCCCCAGGAAGCCGCGTCGTCGGAGTTTTCCAGTGAGGGCCACCGGCTGTTCACGCAGGCCTGTGCGCCCTGCCATCAGCCGAGTGGGCGGGGGGTCACGGGCGTGTACCCCCCGCTGACGCCCCACGTGGGCCGCTATGTCCAGGTCCCGGAAGGGCGGGAATATGTGATCCGCGTCGTGCTCTTCGGCTTGATGGGTCGAATGGAGTCAGAGAGTCGGACTTATGACAACATCATGCTCCCGATCGGCCTCTCGCTGACGGACCAGCAGGTCGCGGACATCCTGAACTTTGTCCTGCGGGAACTGAACCTGGAAAGTCTTCCGAAGGACTTCAAGGACATCCGTCCGGATGAAGTGGCTCAACAGCGGAAGCGCCAGCGGGGCCTGGGGGATGGGTTGAAGGAGCGGGACCTCGTCTTGAAAAAGCTGAAGGAGCTGGAAGAGAAAGAAAAGGGAGGAAAGCGATGA